A single Kribbella aluminosa DNA region contains:
- a CDS encoding ABC transporter substrate-binding protein produces the protein MPSASGHVWQFRRGWIAAALVPALALVSAACGAAAPQSQAGSGGSTGSGKLVVWDWHSGDATTKDYYAKAKSDFQAKHPGVQVEFVAQPYDQYYTLLGTAIQAAKGPDISMFNGGAQMRERATALLPLDDKLGDLKDRLVGWDAFRKDKTTYAVPVTLQGFPFYYNKAVYKKAGLDPNKPPATVTELQTDCAAIKKSGNACFNLGNKEGLGIEFFLSGFGPGVFSPAQYDDWLAGKRDWKSPEVKQIFELWKKTNDDGWYNKGVNSTAMFNDQFTMFSGGKGGNVIGLISDTAHWKSFDEFLGPDLGVYKAPISDPANVKSTFLPAEGGIGYGVMKWTKDPALAMDLVKSLASTDAEKLFFEKAGAIAADKTIDTKAVDVPAAGEIVSWLPDSKPLLHTALSAKTLDLMHRLSQQLISGDVTVDQVLTQLAASDK, from the coding sequence ATGCCGAGCGCCTCAGGCCATGTCTGGCAATTCCGCCGCGGCTGGATCGCCGCCGCGCTCGTCCCGGCGCTGGCGCTCGTCTCCGCCGCCTGCGGTGCGGCCGCCCCGCAGAGTCAGGCGGGCAGCGGAGGCAGCACCGGATCCGGCAAGCTGGTCGTCTGGGACTGGCACTCCGGCGACGCCACCACCAAGGACTACTACGCGAAGGCCAAGTCCGACTTCCAGGCCAAGCACCCCGGCGTCCAGGTCGAGTTCGTCGCGCAGCCCTACGACCAGTACTACACACTCCTCGGTACGGCGATCCAGGCCGCCAAGGGCCCGGACATCTCGATGTTCAACGGCGGCGCGCAAATGCGCGAGCGGGCCACGGCGCTGCTGCCGCTCGACGACAAGCTCGGCGACCTGAAGGACCGGCTCGTCGGCTGGGACGCGTTCCGCAAGGACAAGACGACGTACGCCGTGCCGGTCACGCTGCAGGGCTTCCCCTTCTACTACAACAAGGCCGTCTACAAGAAGGCCGGCCTCGACCCGAACAAGCCTCCGGCGACGGTGACCGAGCTGCAGACGGACTGCGCCGCGATCAAGAAGTCCGGCAACGCCTGCTTCAACCTCGGCAACAAGGAGGGCCTCGGCATCGAGTTCTTCCTGTCCGGGTTCGGCCCGGGCGTCTTCAGCCCGGCGCAGTACGACGACTGGCTGGCCGGCAAGCGGGACTGGAAGTCGCCCGAGGTCAAGCAGATCTTCGAGCTGTGGAAGAAGACCAACGACGACGGCTGGTACAACAAGGGCGTCAACTCGACCGCCATGTTCAACGACCAGTTCACGATGTTCTCCGGCGGCAAGGGCGGCAACGTGATCGGCCTGATCTCGGACACCGCGCACTGGAAGTCCTTCGACGAGTTCCTCGGCCCGGACCTGGGCGTCTACAAGGCGCCGATCTCGGACCCGGCGAACGTGAAGTCGACGTTCCTCCCGGCCGAGGGCGGCATCGGGTACGGCGTGATGAAGTGGACGAAGGATCCGGCCCTGGCGATGGACCTGGTCAAGAGCCTGGCGAGTACCGACGCGGAGAAGCTCTTCTTCGAGAAGGCCGGCGCGATCGCGGCCGACAAGACCATCGACACCAAGGCGGTCGACGTACCGGCGGCCGGCGAGATCGTGTCCTGGCTCCCGGACAGCAAGCCGCTGCTGCACACCGCGCTGTCGGCGAAGACGCTCGACCTCATGCACCGGCTGTCGCAGCAGCTGATCAGCGGTGACGTGACCGTCGATCAGGTCCTCACACAGCTGGCAGCGTCGGACAAGTGA
- a CDS encoding carbohydrate ABC transporter permease, producing MTVSEEHTVIQEPQQAPAARQLQPATTARTTATRRRRLGEHQIAALVLVTPALLIIVGLRVVPLVLGAQYSLTGDGDRNGLFVGLANYRTLAADPVFRTAVKNVGLLFLALPVAVAIPGILATFLFLKVPGHRFYRSVYFFPVVLSPVIIGAIFNILLSVDGPLNQLLGVIGIGPVDWLGNPHLAIVSVIGVHIWATFGMALVIFMAGFSTLDQSLLDAARCDGANLPQTIRHVVVPELSQTIQFVFVTTMIGMLTGMFGLVYVMTAGGPGGATYLPEFYIWVTQGQLNSPALASAASMVLFLVMLVVGLAQIRLIKRATKEV from the coding sequence GTGACCGTGTCCGAAGAACACACCGTGATCCAGGAGCCTCAGCAGGCGCCCGCAGCTCGGCAACTCCAGCCTGCGACGACGGCCCGGACGACGGCCACCCGCCGCCGGCGCCTCGGCGAGCATCAGATCGCTGCACTGGTGCTGGTGACGCCGGCGCTGTTGATCATCGTCGGGTTGCGGGTCGTGCCGCTCGTCCTCGGTGCGCAGTACTCGCTCACCGGGGACGGTGACCGCAACGGCTTGTTCGTTGGTCTGGCCAACTACCGGACGCTGGCCGCGGACCCGGTCTTCCGGACCGCGGTGAAGAACGTCGGGCTGTTGTTCCTGGCCCTGCCGGTCGCGGTCGCGATACCGGGGATCCTGGCCACGTTCCTGTTCCTGAAGGTGCCCGGCCATCGGTTCTACCGCAGCGTGTACTTCTTCCCGGTGGTGCTGTCGCCGGTGATCATCGGCGCGATCTTCAACATCCTGCTGTCCGTCGACGGGCCGTTGAACCAGTTGCTCGGCGTGATCGGTATCGGCCCGGTCGACTGGCTCGGCAACCCGCACCTCGCGATCGTGTCGGTGATCGGCGTCCACATCTGGGCGACGTTCGGGATGGCGCTGGTGATCTTCATGGCGGGCTTCTCGACGCTCGACCAGTCGCTGCTCGACGCGGCCCGCTGCGACGGCGCGAACCTGCCGCAGACCATCCGGCACGTGGTGGTCCCGGAGCTCAGCCAGACGATCCAGTTCGTCTTCGTCACCACGATGATCGGGATGCTGACCGGCATGTTCGGGCTGGTCTACGTGATGACCGCGGGCGGTCCGGGCGGCGCGACGTACCTGCCGGAGTTCTACATCTGGGTCACCCAGGGCCAGCTGAACAGCCCGGCGCTGGCGTCGGCCGCGTCGATGGTGCTGTTCCTCGTGATGCTGGTGGTCGGGCTCGCGCAGATCCGGCTGATCAAGCGCGCCACCAAGGAGGTGTGA
- a CDS encoding extracellular solute-binding protein, with translation MRHRRLRILVASAVAATLALAGCGSSGNSGSSGGKGGTTEITFWQQQFEPYQQKWFKTYVDKFNASQTAVKVKYQVVPGDTWTQKLKAAQAAGTQPDVATTNYGGIPAGVANGQFAELDGLLPGKAWDDIKPNVSGFVKVDGKHYAYPMLVEPSTVLYYRKDLVTAAGLDPNSPPKTWDELLTWAQKLTKGTVKGMSIASVAPDLGWSSWGLQYNACGHLPINDDWSAANAKDPCYAKLFQLYQTLFQKGWIPQQPKVGYADASPYGQGQVAMMADGSWAVGQLKQSFPAMIKNTMVAPFPSVDGDPSKPTATLGGWTLTVDGKSKQKEAAAKFIDYLLAGDPAIMADFFRQSGFSKYTVRTSVDKALASDPAATSDPFMKIISDKVVATGKAEPAYPFDISLAFATAIESVMKGKSDIPSATQKASDAIDRVIKQQHLKGTAPKG, from the coding sequence ATGCGTCACCGGAGACTCAGGATCCTCGTCGCATCAGCAGTGGCCGCGACCCTCGCCCTCGCCGGCTGCGGCTCGTCCGGCAACTCGGGGAGCTCCGGAGGAAAGGGCGGTACGACCGAGATCACCTTCTGGCAGCAGCAGTTCGAGCCGTACCAGCAGAAGTGGTTCAAGACGTACGTCGACAAGTTCAACGCGTCGCAGACCGCCGTCAAGGTCAAGTACCAGGTGGTCCCCGGCGACACCTGGACGCAGAAGCTCAAGGCCGCGCAGGCCGCCGGCACCCAGCCCGACGTCGCGACGACGAACTACGGCGGTATCCCGGCCGGCGTCGCGAACGGCCAGTTCGCCGAGCTCGACGGGCTGCTGCCCGGCAAGGCGTGGGACGACATCAAGCCCAACGTCAGCGGGTTCGTCAAGGTCGACGGCAAGCACTACGCGTACCCGATGCTCGTCGAGCCCTCGACCGTGCTCTACTACCGCAAGGACCTGGTGACGGCCGCCGGGCTCGACCCGAACTCGCCGCCGAAGACCTGGGACGAGCTCCTCACGTGGGCGCAGAAGCTGACCAAGGGCACCGTGAAGGGTATGTCGATCGCCTCGGTCGCACCCGACCTCGGCTGGTCGAGCTGGGGCCTGCAGTACAACGCGTGCGGCCACCTGCCGATCAACGACGACTGGTCCGCCGCCAACGCCAAGGACCCGTGCTACGCCAAGCTCTTCCAGCTGTACCAGACCCTGTTCCAGAAGGGCTGGATCCCGCAGCAGCCGAAGGTCGGGTACGCCGACGCCTCGCCGTACGGCCAGGGCCAGGTGGCGATGATGGCGGACGGCTCGTGGGCGGTCGGCCAGCTCAAGCAGAGCTTCCCGGCGATGATCAAGAACACCATGGTCGCGCCGTTCCCGTCCGTCGACGGCGACCCGAGCAAGCCGACAGCGACGCTCGGCGGCTGGACGCTGACGGTCGACGGCAAGTCCAAGCAGAAGGAGGCGGCGGCCAAGTTCATCGACTACCTGCTCGCCGGCGACCCGGCGATCATGGCCGACTTCTTCCGGCAGAGCGGCTTCTCGAAGTACACCGTCCGTACCTCCGTCGACAAGGCGCTGGCCAGCGACCCGGCGGCCACGTCCGACCCGTTCATGAAGATCATCAGCGACAAGGTCGTCGCGACCGGCAAGGCCGAACCGGCGTACCCGTTCGACATCTCGCTCGCCTTCGCCACCGCGATCGAATCCGTGATGAAGGGCAAGTCCGACATCCCGTCCGCGACCCAGAAGGCGAGCGACGCGATCGACCGCGTCATCAAACAGCAGCACCTCAAGGGCACGGCACCGAAGGGCTGA
- a CDS encoding DUF4185 domain-containing protein produces the protein MNSVGRVGVVAGLAGLAALALSSTAACSGTPSTADPRLDGDQRAPFRLGGVEHLTKVAQLTGHDSMNHTGAVEVAGQDLGSMFDADGRTWFVFGDTFGQREAGLTGGGGTEWRSNTMAWTTDSNPADGITFGGYVTDDTGWAKELIPGKKVDNDEMTIIPTYGFAANGAMYLAYMSVRHWGDPGEWETNYAGLAKSTDHGQNWTTLDSPRWDGNSNFVQVSVTNVDGTLYFWGVTHGRFGGVALMRVAEADVEHQNAYEYFTGVRDSKPTWGKDPAAAAQIVDGTVGELSVMWSEYLDRWIMTATDGSGAGSTIREGISPWGPWGDPKPLVTQEELPGVYSPYLHPRYVANGGRTIYFSISQWGPYNVFWYRADLVKQPSAK, from the coding sequence ATGAACAGCGTGGGCAGGGTGGGTGTGGTGGCGGGGCTGGCTGGGCTGGCCGCGCTGGCACTGTCGAGCACTGCTGCCTGCAGCGGGACCCCCTCCACGGCCGATCCGCGGCTGGACGGCGACCAGCGCGCGCCCTTCCGGCTCGGTGGGGTCGAGCACCTGACGAAGGTAGCCCAGCTGACAGGTCACGACTCGATGAACCACACCGGAGCCGTCGAGGTGGCCGGGCAGGATCTCGGGTCGATGTTCGACGCCGACGGGCGTACCTGGTTCGTGTTCGGTGACACCTTCGGGCAGCGCGAGGCCGGGCTGACCGGTGGCGGGGGCACCGAGTGGCGGTCGAACACGATGGCGTGGACCACCGACAGCAACCCGGCCGACGGGATCACGTTCGGCGGTTACGTCACCGACGACACCGGCTGGGCGAAGGAACTGATCCCGGGCAAGAAGGTCGACAACGACGAGATGACGATCATCCCGACGTACGGCTTCGCCGCGAACGGCGCCATGTACCTTGCGTACATGTCCGTGCGGCACTGGGGCGACCCGGGCGAATGGGAGACCAACTACGCCGGCCTCGCGAAGTCGACCGACCACGGCCAGAACTGGACCACCCTCGACTCCCCGCGCTGGGACGGCAACAGCAACTTCGTCCAGGTCAGCGTCACGAACGTCGACGGAACGCTGTACTTCTGGGGCGTCACGCACGGCCGGTTCGGCGGCGTCGCCCTGATGCGGGTCGCGGAGGCGGACGTCGAGCACCAGAACGCCTACGAGTACTTCACCGGCGTACGCGACAGCAAGCCGACCTGGGGCAAGGACCCGGCGGCGGCCGCCCAGATCGTCGACGGAACCGTCGGCGAGCTCTCGGTGATGTGGAGCGAGTACCTCGACCGCTGGATCATGACCGCGACCGACGGGTCGGGCGCGGGCTCGACGATCCGCGAAGGGATCTCGCCCTGGGGGCCGTGGGGCGACCCGAAACCCCTCGTCACACAGGAGGAGTTGCCCGGCGTCTACTCGCCGTACCTGCATCCCAGGTACGTCGCGAACGGCGGCCGGACGATCTACTTCTCGATCTCCCAGTGGGGTCCCTACAACGTGTTCTGGTACCGCGCCGACCTCGTGAAGCAGCCGTCAGCGAAGTGA
- a CDS encoding right-handed parallel beta-helix repeat-containing protein: MEQPAWDNNNFGYDTLKSPYARGAIYLNNAYELISGPNQWYLDSAKGKLFYRPADGRSMTTTDVRLPRLESLVRISGSYSEPVQNLAFSNITFAHSTWNFPSGPQGYVDQQSGAHAVGEYPKPADFLTSCQNGCPEFEKTRNEWHQIPAAVQVSAAAHVSFDGNSFEQLGSVGLGLGMDPNAHTSGTGYGASEIDVRGNSFTSSAASAIVVGGVQPGAHHPRDPRMTNHDIRIVDNTISGVSKEYRDNAGILSTYVTRATITHNTLTDLPYDGVDIGWGWGINDPGGNQYYLKAGLYNYQPIYRTPTTFRENYVAYNLIHDTKQAMHDGGSIYTLSASPGTVIERNYVYDSQVTFGALIDQGTRYVVMRDNVFLGSSRWVYINSDAGNPDTFNTKDNLVTGNWWDVGPERNPEGPGYNNQVTGNTQITDDNLPPEARQVITEAGARS; the protein is encoded by the coding sequence ATGGAGCAGCCGGCCTGGGACAACAACAACTTCGGGTACGACACGCTCAAGTCGCCGTACGCCCGCGGCGCGATCTACCTGAACAACGCGTACGAGCTGATCTCCGGCCCGAACCAGTGGTACCTCGACTCCGCGAAGGGCAAGCTCTTCTACCGCCCCGCCGACGGCCGGTCGATGACCACGACCGACGTCCGGCTCCCGCGGCTCGAGTCCCTCGTCCGGATCAGCGGGAGCTACTCCGAGCCCGTCCAGAACCTTGCCTTCAGCAACATCACGTTCGCGCACAGCACCTGGAACTTCCCGAGCGGCCCGCAGGGGTACGTCGACCAGCAGAGCGGTGCGCACGCGGTCGGCGAGTACCCGAAACCCGCCGACTTCCTGACCAGCTGCCAGAACGGCTGCCCGGAGTTCGAGAAGACCCGCAACGAGTGGCACCAGATCCCGGCCGCCGTCCAGGTGTCCGCCGCCGCGCACGTGAGCTTCGACGGCAACAGCTTCGAACAGCTCGGATCGGTCGGGCTCGGCCTCGGCATGGACCCGAACGCGCACACCTCCGGCACCGGGTACGGCGCCTCCGAGATCGATGTCCGCGGCAACAGTTTCACGAGCAGCGCCGCCTCGGCGATCGTCGTCGGCGGCGTACAGCCCGGCGCCCACCACCCGCGGGACCCGCGGATGACGAACCACGACATTAGGATTGTCGACAATACGATCAGCGGCGTGTCGAAGGAGTACCGCGACAACGCCGGCATCCTGTCGACGTACGTCACCCGGGCGACGATCACGCACAACACGCTCACCGACCTGCCGTACGACGGCGTCGACATCGGCTGGGGCTGGGGCATCAACGACCCGGGCGGCAACCAGTACTACCTGAAGGCTGGGCTGTACAACTACCAGCCGATCTACCGGACGCCGACGACGTTCCGCGAGAACTACGTCGCGTACAACCTGATCCACGACACCAAGCAGGCGATGCACGACGGCGGCAGCATCTACACACTGTCCGCGAGCCCGGGCACCGTGATCGAACGCAACTACGTGTACGACAGCCAGGTGACGTTCGGCGCCCTGATCGACCAGGGCACCCGGTACGTCGTGATGCGCGACAACGTGTTCCTCGGCAGCAGCCGCTGGGTCTACATCAACTCCGACGCCGGCAACCCGGACACCTTCAACACCAAGGACAACCTGGTCACCGGCAACTGGTGGGACGTCGGCCCGGAACGCAACCCCGAAGGCCCCGGCTACAACAACCAGGTGACCGGCAACACCCAGATCACCGACGACAACCTCCCACCCGAAGCCCGCCAGGTGATAACCGAGGCCGGCGCCCGCTCCTAA
- a CDS encoding FadR/GntR family transcriptional regulator produces MSDPGQATVRLAPAAAARRPARLADLVVESVLDGVVSGAIRPGAALPPESALSEQFQVSRITVREAVKLLEAKGLVEVRRGVGAVVKDDSSWNLLDADVLASAMRNDANLTILDELVGVRIALESNLAGLAAEHATDEDRAAIEAVFHRLEADTSRPEVFIQTDVEFHDRIMAASGNRLARSIVSTVHSQARTSMRYQGHPSVEDVRTTNSEHRIVLDHILARDPAGAATAMTNHIRSAWQRRRPLPPA; encoded by the coding sequence ATGTCGGACCCCGGACAGGCAACCGTGCGACTCGCGCCCGCGGCGGCGGCCCGCCGCCCGGCACGACTGGCCGACCTGGTAGTCGAGTCGGTCCTCGACGGGGTGGTGTCCGGCGCGATCCGGCCGGGCGCCGCGCTGCCGCCCGAGTCGGCACTCTCCGAGCAGTTCCAGGTCAGCCGGATCACGGTCCGGGAGGCGGTGAAGCTGCTCGAGGCGAAGGGTCTGGTCGAGGTCCGGCGCGGGGTCGGCGCAGTCGTCAAGGACGACTCCAGCTGGAACCTGCTGGACGCCGACGTCCTCGCGTCCGCGATGCGGAACGATGCGAACCTGACCATCCTCGACGAGCTCGTCGGCGTCCGGATCGCGCTCGAGTCGAACCTGGCCGGGCTGGCCGCGGAGCACGCGACCGACGAGGACCGGGCCGCGATCGAGGCGGTCTTCCACCGGCTGGAGGCCGATACGTCGCGGCCGGAGGTCTTCATCCAGACCGACGTCGAGTTCCACGACCGGATCATGGCGGCGTCGGGGAATCGGCTGGCGCGGTCGATCGTCAGCACGGTGCACAGCCAGGCGCGGACCAGCATGCGGTACCAGGGGCACCCGAGCGTCGAAGACGTCCGTACGACGAACTCCGAACACCGGATCGTCCTCGACCACATCCTCGCCCGCGACCCCGCCGGCGCCGCCACCGCGATGACCAACCACATCCGCTCCGCCTGGCAACGCCGCCGCCCCCTCCCACCCGCCTGA
- a CDS encoding carbohydrate ABC transporter permease, producing MLDTSTQPAGQVTQVTGPSRRTRRRGPKVTDQVPRHLRAHLTAYLMIAPMVVLLGIFVIWPLVYAFYLSFFEMSFYKDAKFVGFDFYQYVLTDPDFYASLWVGLKLAVMVVPTVLVLALLLASFIATLSKRLAAFMKTTVYVPAVVSSVVAAIIFVFIYQDEGVANWFIGLFGHGPVAWLNTAATALPAVAIPAIWLGFGVSTLIMLAGILDIPESYFESARLDGANFWQRTRYITIPSLRNVILFLLVTGLTLTIQEFQLPLVMTNGGPVSATNTPNLYIFNSFRDGTPYATSYSLTAALLLFVVIGTISIIIFRVVSSEKSSDA from the coding sequence ATGCTCGACACCTCGACACAACCGGCGGGCCAGGTCACCCAGGTGACCGGCCCGTCGCGCCGGACCCGCCGCCGCGGCCCGAAGGTCACCGACCAGGTGCCGCGGCACCTGCGCGCCCATCTGACCGCCTACCTGATGATCGCGCCGATGGTCGTGCTGCTCGGGATCTTCGTGATCTGGCCGCTCGTCTACGCGTTCTATCTCAGCTTCTTCGAGATGTCCTTCTACAAGGACGCCAAGTTCGTCGGGTTCGACTTCTACCAGTACGTGCTCACGGACCCGGACTTCTACGCGTCACTGTGGGTCGGCCTCAAGCTCGCCGTGATGGTGGTGCCGACGGTCCTCGTCCTCGCGCTGCTGCTCGCGAGCTTTATCGCGACGCTGTCGAAGCGGCTGGCGGCGTTCATGAAGACGACCGTCTACGTGCCGGCGGTCGTCTCGAGCGTCGTCGCCGCGATCATCTTCGTCTTCATCTACCAGGACGAGGGCGTCGCGAACTGGTTCATCGGGCTGTTCGGTCACGGACCGGTCGCCTGGCTGAACACGGCCGCGACCGCGCTGCCGGCGGTGGCGATCCCCGCGATCTGGCTCGGCTTCGGCGTCTCGACGCTGATCATGCTCGCAGGCATCCTCGACATCCCGGAGAGCTACTTCGAATCGGCCCGGCTGGACGGCGCGAACTTCTGGCAGCGGACCCGGTACATCACGATCCCGTCGCTGCGCAACGTCATCCTGTTCCTGCTCGTCACCGGGCTGACGCTGACGATCCAGGAGTTCCAGCTGCCGCTGGTGATGACGAACGGCGGCCCGGTGAGCGCCACCAACACGCCGAACCTCTACATCTTCAACAGCTTCCGCGACGGTACGCCGTACGCGACGAGCTACTCGCTGACGGCGGCGCTGCTGCTCTTCGTTGTCATCGGCACCATCTCGATCATCATCTTCCGGGTCGTCAGCTCCGAGAAGTCGTCGGACGCCTGA